ATCGACTAGCCAAAAAGCTGAAAATCCTTCTGAAGAAAAAAACTCAACAGAAGAAGCAACAGATGATGGGAAGCCACTTGAATTTGAAATCTCTCAAGAAGTAGAAGATGAAGACTATGAATTGCCGCCAACTAGTCTTTTGTCAGAGCCTAAAGCTACGGATCAAAGTGGAGAGTATAAAAAAATCGAGAATAATATCACGATTTTAGAAAAAACGTTCAAAAGTTTTAGTGTGAATGCTAAGGTAGTTAAAGCTAGCTTAGGGCCTTCGGTCACCAAATTCGAAATTGAACCTGCTATAGGAGTTAAAGTGAGTAAGATTGTTAATCTCTCAGATGATATTGCTTTAGCTCTTGCAGCTAAGGATATTCGGATGGAAGCTCCAATACCGGGGAAATCGCTAATTGGTATTGAGGTCCCTAATGAAACAGTAAGTACAGTTGCTTTTAAAGAAATGGTTGAAGAAGCTCCTTCCCATTCTGACCGCTTATTAGAAGTGCCTTTGGGAAGAGATATCTCTGGGAAAATACAAACGGTTGATTTGACGGAGATGCCCCATTTGTTAGTCGCAGGTTCGACAGGGAGTGGGAAATCTGTGTCCATTAATGGTGTTATTACTAGTATTTTAATGCAAGCTAAGCCTCATGAAGTCAAACTTATGATGGTGGACCCTAAGATGGTGGAACTAAATGTATATAACGGGATTCCCCATCTTTTGACTCCAGTCGTAACAAATCCGAAAAAAGCTGCGCAAGCTTTACAAAAAGTAGTGAAAGAAATGGAAGAACGTTACGAAAAATTTGCTGCAACAGGCGTTCGTAATATTACCGGTTATAATGAAATGATCAAGCAAAGAAATCAAACCGAAGGACAAAATTACCCGACAATGCCGTTTATCGTAGTGATAGTAGATGAATTGGCTGATTTGATGATGGTAGCTAGTAATGAAGTGGAAGATGCTATTACTCGTTTGGCACAAATGGCACGTGCAGCTGGTATCCATATGATTTTAGCTACACAACGGCCAAGTGTTGATGTTATTACGGGGATTATTAAAGCCAATGTTCCTTCTCGAGTGGCTTTTGCGGTGTCTAGTGGTACAGACTCGCGTACAATTATTGATTCCAATGGCGCAGAAAAGTTACTAGGACGAGGCGATATGTTGTTTCTACCCATGGGAGAAAATAAAGGGATCCGTGTGCAAGGGGCTTTTATTTCAGACCATGAAGTAGAAGAAGTCGTTAAATTTGTTACGGAACAGCAAAGTGCTAATTACGAAGAAAAAATGATGGTAACAGATGAAGAAGTTGCTAACGATAAAAAAGAAGAATCTGAAGACGACTTATACGATGAAGCCAGAGAATTGGTAGTTGAAATGCAAACAGCGAGTGTTTCTTTATTACAAAGACGTTTTCGCATTGGCTATAATCGAGCCGCTCGTTTAGTGGATGAATTAGAAGCTAATCATGTTGTAGGTGTTTCAGAAGGAAGCAAACCGCGAAAAGTTTTAGTAGAGAAAACGGAAGCTCCTACTGATGAAAATGGACAAGACACTTCTATAGAATAAGCTTTGTAAAAAAAAGAGACAAACTCTAAAGATAAGCAAATTATATAGCCAAACGATTTCTTAAG
This region of Tetragenococcus osmophilus genomic DNA includes:
- a CDS encoding DNA translocase FtsK; this translates as MAQKKKRTKKRKTKKQIRQQEKLTLISFGFLFILFAIFALFQLGFLGTLIANGFRIIGGNTYPVLCVLLAMYGLWVMIKNNEGKTKITYGSKFVGVLLIYLGILIFFHAQLFGRIQTDQPQILSTTWQILLGDIQRAQVSANVGGGMLGALLYQATYFLVSKIGSYVFAVLFIILGGYFISPMDSQQLLELLHGIKEKIQKLIAGNPEKKDQKQENKEARKQARKEKKEQKQAQEREAALQQVKEQEKNQVRSLSAAEKLAQEQKADASGEAEQLSFVPIDSYQQSQSTSQKAENPSEEKNSTEEATDDGKPLEFEISQEVEDEDYELPPTSLLSEPKATDQSGEYKKIENNITILEKTFKSFSVNAKVVKASLGPSVTKFEIEPAIGVKVSKIVNLSDDIALALAAKDIRMEAPIPGKSLIGIEVPNETVSTVAFKEMVEEAPSHSDRLLEVPLGRDISGKIQTVDLTEMPHLLVAGSTGSGKSVSINGVITSILMQAKPHEVKLMMVDPKMVELNVYNGIPHLLTPVVTNPKKAAQALQKVVKEMEERYEKFAATGVRNITGYNEMIKQRNQTEGQNYPTMPFIVVIVDELADLMMVASNEVEDAITRLAQMARAAGIHMILATQRPSVDVITGIIKANVPSRVAFAVSSGTDSRTIIDSNGAEKLLGRGDMLFLPMGENKGIRVQGAFISDHEVEEVVKFVTEQQSANYEEKMMVTDEEVANDKKEESEDDLYDEARELVVEMQTASVSLLQRRFRIGYNRAARLVDELEANHVVGVSEGSKPRKVLVEKTEAPTDENGQDTSIE